A stretch of Oncorhynchus mykiss isolate Arlee chromosome 26, USDA_OmykA_1.1, whole genome shotgun sequence DNA encodes these proteins:
- the LOC110506644 gene encoding anoctamin-5 isoform X1: MSVSVVGAKTESFSATLDVIIQNLCICDIINPSINVQQHIVKQTNPFVPCLSSEEDGPAVLTAFRMILLTEECNGQSHNNSIEDGGTQLPGHTETDRLQQNKDTVFFRDGVRRIDFILSYLDDKDGEKKQERRREFEANLKKAGLELETEDKSDSDDLKTYFLKIHAPWEVLATYADVLKIKVPFKESDIPHGQDVPLEWLSRPFRLPEKVMRPQPDYFTSPFDKDKIDFFLIKNQDTFFPPSTRNRIVYYILSRCPYHKEDRKETDKKGIKRLLNNGTYTSAFPLHDCRYWERNTNEQCESERYHLYKNWARFLCFYKEQPLNLIRKYYGEKIGIYFAWLGFYTEMLFFAAVMGVICFTYGVLSYDDNLTSKEICDPSIGGSTVMCPLCDKKCSYWKLNSTCLSSWQSHLFDNEGTVFFAMFMGIWVTLFLEFWKRRQAQLEYEWDLVDFEEEQQQLQIRPEFETKCTDQRLNRITQEMEPYLPLPKKCGRFCLSGVTVLFWMLLIVACITGVIVYRLAVYAAFASIMKDSPTKKIHLVGSLITPQLATSVTASFINFIIIMILNFFYERVAIWITDMEIPKTHLEYENKLTMKMFLFQFVNYYSSCFYVAFFKGKFVGYPGNYTYMFGKYSRLRNEECDPGGCLIELTTQLVIVMTGKQVCGNIQEALLPLLRNWWCSRKARKDQYSRWEQDHDLQNFSQLGLFYEYLEMVIQFGFITLFVASFPLAPLLALCNNILEVRVDAWKFTTQFRRPVAAKAHNIGAWQEILNVVAILSVVTNAFIMAFTSDMIPRLVYLYAYHPGSEATMSGYINNSLSVYDISQIPLLSMPEEGAIPAWFNSSFITTCRYRDYRYPPGHQRQYSHTMQFWHILAAKLAFIIIMEHVVFVVKFFVAWLIPDVPSEVKARIKRERYLIQEYLHNYEVEKLKIQLSQSFIIEPKPGVCTATDMHDVLSECL; this comes from the exons ATGTCTGTGTCAGTGGTGGGTGCAAAAACAGAGAGTTTTTCTGCTACTCTAGATGTTATAATTCAGAATTTGTGTATTTGTGATATCATAAATCCATCTATCAATGTCCAGCAGCATATTGTTAAGCAGACTAACCCCTTTGTCCCGTGTCTCTCCTCTGAAGAAGATGGCCCTGCTGTGCTGACAGCATTCAGGATGATCCTATTAACAG AGGAATGTAATGGCCAAAGTCATAATAACTCTATAGAGGACGGAGGAACACAGCTACCTGGACACACAGAG ACTGACAGACTACAGCAGAACAAAGACACTGTGTTCTTCAGGGACGGGGTTCGCAGGATTGACTTCATACTGTCGTACCTAGATGACAAGGATGGAGAGAAGAAGCAG gagaggaggagggagtttGAGGCCAACCTTAAGAAGGCTGGACTGGAGCTTGAGACTGAGGACAAATCG GACTCAGATGATCTGAAAACGTACTTCCTGAAGATCCACGCCCCGTGGGAGGTGTTGGCCACCTACGCTGATGTGCTGAAGATCAAGGTTCCCTTTAAGGAAAGCGACATCCCCCACGGACAGGACGTTCCACTGGAGTGGCTCTCCCGACCGTTCCGCCTGCCAGAGAAGGTGATGCGCCCACAGCCTGACTACTTCACCTCTCCATTTGATAAGGACAAGATAGACTTCTTCCTCATCAAAAACCAAGACACCTTCTTCCCCCCCTCCACACGCAACAGAATA GTGTACTACATCCTGTCTCGCTGTCCGTACCATAAAGAGGACCGCAAGGAGACAGACAAGAAAGGTATCAAGCGGTTGCTGAACAACGGGACCTACACCTCAGCCTTCCCACTTCATGAT TGTCGATACTGGGAGAGGAACACAAATGAGCAGTGTGAGAGCGAACGCTACCACCTCTATAAGAATTGGGCTAGGTTCCTCTGTTTCTACAAGGAGCAGCCCCTCAACCTCATCAG GAAGTATTATGGGGAGAAGATTGGGATCTACTTTGCCTGGCTGGGCTTCTACACAGAGATGTTGTTCTTTGCTGCGGTCATGGGGGTCATATGTTTTACTTATGGTGTGCTAAGCTACGATGATAATTTAACAAG TAAGGAGATCTGTGACCCCAGCATTGGAGGGAGTACTGTGATGTGTCCGCTGTGTGATAAGAAGTGTAGTTACTGGAAGCTCAACTCCACGTGCCTCTCATCCTGG CAATCCCATCTGTTTGATAACGAGGGGACAGTGTTCTTTGCCATGTTTATGGGGATCTGGG TGACTCTGTTCCTGGAGTTCTGGAAGCGGCGCCAGGCCCAGTTGGAGTATGAGTGGGACCTGGTGGATTtcgaggaggagcagcagcagctccagATCCGCCCGGAGTTTGAGACCAAGTGCACTGACCAGAGACTCAACCGGATCACCCAG GAAATGGAGCCATACCTACCCCTCCCCAAAAAGTGTGGTCGCTTTTGCCTCTCCGgtgttactgttctgttctgg ATGCTTCTGATTGTGGCCTGTATCACTGGGGTGATAGTCTACAGGCTGGCTGTGTATGCAGCCTTCGCCAGCATCATGAAGGACAGCCCCACTAAGAAGATCCATCTGGTGGGCTCTCTCATCACCCCGCAGCTCGCTACCTCTGTCACCGCCTCCTTTATCAACTTTATCATCATTATGATCCTTAACTTCTTTTATGAGCGAGTGGCCATCTGGATCACTGATATGG AAATTCCCAAGACACATCTGGAGTATGAAAACAAGTTGACAATGAAGATGTTCCTCTTCCAGTTTGTCAATTACTATTCTTCATGTTTCTACGTGGCCTTCTTCAAGGGGAAGTTTGTGGGTTACCCAGGCAACTACACGTACATGTTTGGCAAATACAGCAGGCTGAGGAACGAGGAG TGTGACCCAGGAGGCTGTTTGATTGAGCTGACCACCCAGCTGGTGATTGTCATGACAGGGAAGCAGGTGTGTGGGAACATCCAGGAGGCCCTACTACC GCTGCTGAGGAACTGGTGGTGCAGCAGGAAGGCCCGGAAAGACCAGTACAGCCGCTGGGAGCAGGACCACGACCTGCAGAACTTCAGCCAGCTGGGCCTGTTCTATGAGTACCTGGAGATGG taatCCAGTTTGGCTTCATCACTCTGTTTGTGGCCTCTTTCCCCCTGGCCCCCCTGCTGGCCCTCTGTAACAACATCCTGGAGGTCAGAGTGGACGCCTGGAAGTTCACCACCCAGTTCCGCCGGCCTGTGGCGGCCAAGGCCCACAACATCGGAGCATGGCAGGAGATCCTCAATGTGGTGGCCATCTTGTCCGTTGTCACCAAT GCATTCATCATGGCCTTTACTTCAGACATGATCCCCCGCCTGGTCTACCTGTATGCCTACCACCCTGGCTCTGAAGCCACCATGAGTGGCTACATCAACAACAGCCTGTCAGTGTATGACATCTCCCAGATCCCTCTCCTCAGTATGCCCGAGGAGGGGGCGATTCCTGCCTGGTTCAACAGCTCCTTCATCACCACCTGCAG GTACCGTGACTACCGCTACCCTCCAGGCCACCAGAGGCAGTACTCCCACACTATGCAGTTCTGGCACATCCTGGCAGCCAAACTGGCCTTCATCATTATCATGGAG CACGTGGTGTTTGTGGTGAAGTTCTTTGTGGCCTGGCTGATCCCGGATGTGCCATCCGAGGTGAAGGCTCGGATCAAACGGGAACGTTACCTCATCCAGGAATACCTGCACAACTACGAGGTTGAGAAGCTCAAGATCCAGCTGAGTCAGAGTTTTATCATTGAACCCAAACCTGGGGTCTGCACTGCCACCGACATGCATGACGTGTTATCAGAGTGCCTGTAG
- the LOC110506644 gene encoding anoctamin-5 isoform X4 yields MSYSMEEECNGQSHNNSIEDGGTQLPGHTETDRLQQNKDTVFFRDGVRRIDFILSYLDDKDGEKKQERRREFEANLKKAGLELETEDKSDSDDLKTYFLKIHAPWEVLATYADVLKIKVPFKESDIPHGQDVPLEWLSRPFRLPEKVMRPQPDYFTSPFDKDKIDFFLIKNQDTFFPPSTRNRIVYYILSRCPYHKEDRKETDKKGIKRLLNNGTYTSAFPLHDCRYWERNTNEQCESERYHLYKNWARFLCFYKEQPLNLIRKYYGEKIGIYFAWLGFYTEMLFFAAVMGVICFTYGVLSYDDNLTSKEICDPSIGGSTVMCPLCDKKCSYWKLNSTCLSSWQSHLFDNEGTVFFAMFMGIWVTLFLEFWKRRQAQLEYEWDLVDFEEEQQQLQIRPEFETKCTDQRLNRITQEMEPYLPLPKKCGRFCLSGVTVLFWMLLIVACITGVIVYRLAVYAAFASIMKDSPTKKIHLVGSLITPQLATSVTASFINFIIIMILNFFYERVAIWITDMEIPKTHLEYENKLTMKMFLFQFVNYYSSCFYVAFFKGKFVGYPGNYTYMFGKYSRLRNEECDPGGCLIELTTQLVIVMTGKQVCGNIQEALLPLLRNWWCSRKARKDQYSRWEQDHDLQNFSQLGLFYEYLEMVIQFGFITLFVASFPLAPLLALCNNILEVRVDAWKFTTQFRRPVAAKAHNIGAWQEILNVVAILSVVTNAFIMAFTSDMIPRLVYLYAYHPGSEATMSGYINNSLSVYDISQIPLLSMPEEGAIPAWFNSSFITTCRYRDYRYPPGHQRQYSHTMQFWHILAAKLAFIIIMEHVVFVVKFFVAWLIPDVPSEVKARIKRERYLIQEYLHNYEVEKLKIQLSQSFIIEPKPGVCTATDMHDVLSECL; encoded by the exons AGGAATGTAATGGCCAAAGTCATAATAACTCTATAGAGGACGGAGGAACACAGCTACCTGGACACACAGAG ACTGACAGACTACAGCAGAACAAAGACACTGTGTTCTTCAGGGACGGGGTTCGCAGGATTGACTTCATACTGTCGTACCTAGATGACAAGGATGGAGAGAAGAAGCAG gagaggaggagggagtttGAGGCCAACCTTAAGAAGGCTGGACTGGAGCTTGAGACTGAGGACAAATCG GACTCAGATGATCTGAAAACGTACTTCCTGAAGATCCACGCCCCGTGGGAGGTGTTGGCCACCTACGCTGATGTGCTGAAGATCAAGGTTCCCTTTAAGGAAAGCGACATCCCCCACGGACAGGACGTTCCACTGGAGTGGCTCTCCCGACCGTTCCGCCTGCCAGAGAAGGTGATGCGCCCACAGCCTGACTACTTCACCTCTCCATTTGATAAGGACAAGATAGACTTCTTCCTCATCAAAAACCAAGACACCTTCTTCCCCCCCTCCACACGCAACAGAATA GTGTACTACATCCTGTCTCGCTGTCCGTACCATAAAGAGGACCGCAAGGAGACAGACAAGAAAGGTATCAAGCGGTTGCTGAACAACGGGACCTACACCTCAGCCTTCCCACTTCATGAT TGTCGATACTGGGAGAGGAACACAAATGAGCAGTGTGAGAGCGAACGCTACCACCTCTATAAGAATTGGGCTAGGTTCCTCTGTTTCTACAAGGAGCAGCCCCTCAACCTCATCAG GAAGTATTATGGGGAGAAGATTGGGATCTACTTTGCCTGGCTGGGCTTCTACACAGAGATGTTGTTCTTTGCTGCGGTCATGGGGGTCATATGTTTTACTTATGGTGTGCTAAGCTACGATGATAATTTAACAAG TAAGGAGATCTGTGACCCCAGCATTGGAGGGAGTACTGTGATGTGTCCGCTGTGTGATAAGAAGTGTAGTTACTGGAAGCTCAACTCCACGTGCCTCTCATCCTGG CAATCCCATCTGTTTGATAACGAGGGGACAGTGTTCTTTGCCATGTTTATGGGGATCTGGG TGACTCTGTTCCTGGAGTTCTGGAAGCGGCGCCAGGCCCAGTTGGAGTATGAGTGGGACCTGGTGGATTtcgaggaggagcagcagcagctccagATCCGCCCGGAGTTTGAGACCAAGTGCACTGACCAGAGACTCAACCGGATCACCCAG GAAATGGAGCCATACCTACCCCTCCCCAAAAAGTGTGGTCGCTTTTGCCTCTCCGgtgttactgttctgttctgg ATGCTTCTGATTGTGGCCTGTATCACTGGGGTGATAGTCTACAGGCTGGCTGTGTATGCAGCCTTCGCCAGCATCATGAAGGACAGCCCCACTAAGAAGATCCATCTGGTGGGCTCTCTCATCACCCCGCAGCTCGCTACCTCTGTCACCGCCTCCTTTATCAACTTTATCATCATTATGATCCTTAACTTCTTTTATGAGCGAGTGGCCATCTGGATCACTGATATGG AAATTCCCAAGACACATCTGGAGTATGAAAACAAGTTGACAATGAAGATGTTCCTCTTCCAGTTTGTCAATTACTATTCTTCATGTTTCTACGTGGCCTTCTTCAAGGGGAAGTTTGTGGGTTACCCAGGCAACTACACGTACATGTTTGGCAAATACAGCAGGCTGAGGAACGAGGAG TGTGACCCAGGAGGCTGTTTGATTGAGCTGACCACCCAGCTGGTGATTGTCATGACAGGGAAGCAGGTGTGTGGGAACATCCAGGAGGCCCTACTACC GCTGCTGAGGAACTGGTGGTGCAGCAGGAAGGCCCGGAAAGACCAGTACAGCCGCTGGGAGCAGGACCACGACCTGCAGAACTTCAGCCAGCTGGGCCTGTTCTATGAGTACCTGGAGATGG taatCCAGTTTGGCTTCATCACTCTGTTTGTGGCCTCTTTCCCCCTGGCCCCCCTGCTGGCCCTCTGTAACAACATCCTGGAGGTCAGAGTGGACGCCTGGAAGTTCACCACCCAGTTCCGCCGGCCTGTGGCGGCCAAGGCCCACAACATCGGAGCATGGCAGGAGATCCTCAATGTGGTGGCCATCTTGTCCGTTGTCACCAAT GCATTCATCATGGCCTTTACTTCAGACATGATCCCCCGCCTGGTCTACCTGTATGCCTACCACCCTGGCTCTGAAGCCACCATGAGTGGCTACATCAACAACAGCCTGTCAGTGTATGACATCTCCCAGATCCCTCTCCTCAGTATGCCCGAGGAGGGGGCGATTCCTGCCTGGTTCAACAGCTCCTTCATCACCACCTGCAG GTACCGTGACTACCGCTACCCTCCAGGCCACCAGAGGCAGTACTCCCACACTATGCAGTTCTGGCACATCCTGGCAGCCAAACTGGCCTTCATCATTATCATGGAG CACGTGGTGTTTGTGGTGAAGTTCTTTGTGGCCTGGCTGATCCCGGATGTGCCATCCGAGGTGAAGGCTCGGATCAAACGGGAACGTTACCTCATCCAGGAATACCTGCACAACTACGAGGTTGAGAAGCTCAAGATCCAGCTGAGTCAGAGTTTTATCATTGAACCCAAACCTGGGGTCTGCACTGCCACCGACATGCATGACGTGTTATCAGAGTGCCTGTAG
- the LOC110506644 gene encoding anoctamin-5 isoform X3 — protein MFKETQPTKEECNGQSHNNSIEDGGTQLPGHTETDRLQQNKDTVFFRDGVRRIDFILSYLDDKDGEKKQERRREFEANLKKAGLELETEDKSDSDDLKTYFLKIHAPWEVLATYADVLKIKVPFKESDIPHGQDVPLEWLSRPFRLPEKVMRPQPDYFTSPFDKDKIDFFLIKNQDTFFPPSTRNRIVYYILSRCPYHKEDRKETDKKGIKRLLNNGTYTSAFPLHDCRYWERNTNEQCESERYHLYKNWARFLCFYKEQPLNLIRKYYGEKIGIYFAWLGFYTEMLFFAAVMGVICFTYGVLSYDDNLTSKEICDPSIGGSTVMCPLCDKKCSYWKLNSTCLSSWQSHLFDNEGTVFFAMFMGIWVTLFLEFWKRRQAQLEYEWDLVDFEEEQQQLQIRPEFETKCTDQRLNRITQEMEPYLPLPKKCGRFCLSGVTVLFWMLLIVACITGVIVYRLAVYAAFASIMKDSPTKKIHLVGSLITPQLATSVTASFINFIIIMILNFFYERVAIWITDMEIPKTHLEYENKLTMKMFLFQFVNYYSSCFYVAFFKGKFVGYPGNYTYMFGKYSRLRNEECDPGGCLIELTTQLVIVMTGKQVCGNIQEALLPLLRNWWCSRKARKDQYSRWEQDHDLQNFSQLGLFYEYLEMVIQFGFITLFVASFPLAPLLALCNNILEVRVDAWKFTTQFRRPVAAKAHNIGAWQEILNVVAILSVVTNAFIMAFTSDMIPRLVYLYAYHPGSEATMSGYINNSLSVYDISQIPLLSMPEEGAIPAWFNSSFITTCRYRDYRYPPGHQRQYSHTMQFWHILAAKLAFIIIMEHVVFVVKFFVAWLIPDVPSEVKARIKRERYLIQEYLHNYEVEKLKIQLSQSFIIEPKPGVCTATDMHDVLSECL, from the exons AGGAATGTAATGGCCAAAGTCATAATAACTCTATAGAGGACGGAGGAACACAGCTACCTGGACACACAGAG ACTGACAGACTACAGCAGAACAAAGACACTGTGTTCTTCAGGGACGGGGTTCGCAGGATTGACTTCATACTGTCGTACCTAGATGACAAGGATGGAGAGAAGAAGCAG gagaggaggagggagtttGAGGCCAACCTTAAGAAGGCTGGACTGGAGCTTGAGACTGAGGACAAATCG GACTCAGATGATCTGAAAACGTACTTCCTGAAGATCCACGCCCCGTGGGAGGTGTTGGCCACCTACGCTGATGTGCTGAAGATCAAGGTTCCCTTTAAGGAAAGCGACATCCCCCACGGACAGGACGTTCCACTGGAGTGGCTCTCCCGACCGTTCCGCCTGCCAGAGAAGGTGATGCGCCCACAGCCTGACTACTTCACCTCTCCATTTGATAAGGACAAGATAGACTTCTTCCTCATCAAAAACCAAGACACCTTCTTCCCCCCCTCCACACGCAACAGAATA GTGTACTACATCCTGTCTCGCTGTCCGTACCATAAAGAGGACCGCAAGGAGACAGACAAGAAAGGTATCAAGCGGTTGCTGAACAACGGGACCTACACCTCAGCCTTCCCACTTCATGAT TGTCGATACTGGGAGAGGAACACAAATGAGCAGTGTGAGAGCGAACGCTACCACCTCTATAAGAATTGGGCTAGGTTCCTCTGTTTCTACAAGGAGCAGCCCCTCAACCTCATCAG GAAGTATTATGGGGAGAAGATTGGGATCTACTTTGCCTGGCTGGGCTTCTACACAGAGATGTTGTTCTTTGCTGCGGTCATGGGGGTCATATGTTTTACTTATGGTGTGCTAAGCTACGATGATAATTTAACAAG TAAGGAGATCTGTGACCCCAGCATTGGAGGGAGTACTGTGATGTGTCCGCTGTGTGATAAGAAGTGTAGTTACTGGAAGCTCAACTCCACGTGCCTCTCATCCTGG CAATCCCATCTGTTTGATAACGAGGGGACAGTGTTCTTTGCCATGTTTATGGGGATCTGGG TGACTCTGTTCCTGGAGTTCTGGAAGCGGCGCCAGGCCCAGTTGGAGTATGAGTGGGACCTGGTGGATTtcgaggaggagcagcagcagctccagATCCGCCCGGAGTTTGAGACCAAGTGCACTGACCAGAGACTCAACCGGATCACCCAG GAAATGGAGCCATACCTACCCCTCCCCAAAAAGTGTGGTCGCTTTTGCCTCTCCGgtgttactgttctgttctgg ATGCTTCTGATTGTGGCCTGTATCACTGGGGTGATAGTCTACAGGCTGGCTGTGTATGCAGCCTTCGCCAGCATCATGAAGGACAGCCCCACTAAGAAGATCCATCTGGTGGGCTCTCTCATCACCCCGCAGCTCGCTACCTCTGTCACCGCCTCCTTTATCAACTTTATCATCATTATGATCCTTAACTTCTTTTATGAGCGAGTGGCCATCTGGATCACTGATATGG AAATTCCCAAGACACATCTGGAGTATGAAAACAAGTTGACAATGAAGATGTTCCTCTTCCAGTTTGTCAATTACTATTCTTCATGTTTCTACGTGGCCTTCTTCAAGGGGAAGTTTGTGGGTTACCCAGGCAACTACACGTACATGTTTGGCAAATACAGCAGGCTGAGGAACGAGGAG TGTGACCCAGGAGGCTGTTTGATTGAGCTGACCACCCAGCTGGTGATTGTCATGACAGGGAAGCAGGTGTGTGGGAACATCCAGGAGGCCCTACTACC GCTGCTGAGGAACTGGTGGTGCAGCAGGAAGGCCCGGAAAGACCAGTACAGCCGCTGGGAGCAGGACCACGACCTGCAGAACTTCAGCCAGCTGGGCCTGTTCTATGAGTACCTGGAGATGG taatCCAGTTTGGCTTCATCACTCTGTTTGTGGCCTCTTTCCCCCTGGCCCCCCTGCTGGCCCTCTGTAACAACATCCTGGAGGTCAGAGTGGACGCCTGGAAGTTCACCACCCAGTTCCGCCGGCCTGTGGCGGCCAAGGCCCACAACATCGGAGCATGGCAGGAGATCCTCAATGTGGTGGCCATCTTGTCCGTTGTCACCAAT GCATTCATCATGGCCTTTACTTCAGACATGATCCCCCGCCTGGTCTACCTGTATGCCTACCACCCTGGCTCTGAAGCCACCATGAGTGGCTACATCAACAACAGCCTGTCAGTGTATGACATCTCCCAGATCCCTCTCCTCAGTATGCCCGAGGAGGGGGCGATTCCTGCCTGGTTCAACAGCTCCTTCATCACCACCTGCAG GTACCGTGACTACCGCTACCCTCCAGGCCACCAGAGGCAGTACTCCCACACTATGCAGTTCTGGCACATCCTGGCAGCCAAACTGGCCTTCATCATTATCATGGAG CACGTGGTGTTTGTGGTGAAGTTCTTTGTGGCCTGGCTGATCCCGGATGTGCCATCCGAGGTGAAGGCTCGGATCAAACGGGAACGTTACCTCATCCAGGAATACCTGCACAACTACGAGGTTGAGAAGCTCAAGATCCAGCTGAGTCAGAGTTTTATCATTGAACCCAAACCTGGGGTCTGCACTGCCACCGACATGCATGACGTGTTATCAGAGTGCCTGTAG
- the LOC110506644 gene encoding anoctamin-5 isoform X2, which produces MRRITGMAREETLIEMKSAMDSQIGEECNGQSHNNSIEDGGTQLPGHTETDRLQQNKDTVFFRDGVRRIDFILSYLDDKDGEKKQERRREFEANLKKAGLELETEDKSDSDDLKTYFLKIHAPWEVLATYADVLKIKVPFKESDIPHGQDVPLEWLSRPFRLPEKVMRPQPDYFTSPFDKDKIDFFLIKNQDTFFPPSTRNRIVYYILSRCPYHKEDRKETDKKGIKRLLNNGTYTSAFPLHDCRYWERNTNEQCESERYHLYKNWARFLCFYKEQPLNLIRKYYGEKIGIYFAWLGFYTEMLFFAAVMGVICFTYGVLSYDDNLTSKEICDPSIGGSTVMCPLCDKKCSYWKLNSTCLSSWQSHLFDNEGTVFFAMFMGIWVTLFLEFWKRRQAQLEYEWDLVDFEEEQQQLQIRPEFETKCTDQRLNRITQEMEPYLPLPKKCGRFCLSGVTVLFWMLLIVACITGVIVYRLAVYAAFASIMKDSPTKKIHLVGSLITPQLATSVTASFINFIIIMILNFFYERVAIWITDMEIPKTHLEYENKLTMKMFLFQFVNYYSSCFYVAFFKGKFVGYPGNYTYMFGKYSRLRNEECDPGGCLIELTTQLVIVMTGKQVCGNIQEALLPLLRNWWCSRKARKDQYSRWEQDHDLQNFSQLGLFYEYLEMVIQFGFITLFVASFPLAPLLALCNNILEVRVDAWKFTTQFRRPVAAKAHNIGAWQEILNVVAILSVVTNAFIMAFTSDMIPRLVYLYAYHPGSEATMSGYINNSLSVYDISQIPLLSMPEEGAIPAWFNSSFITTCRYRDYRYPPGHQRQYSHTMQFWHILAAKLAFIIIMEHVVFVVKFFVAWLIPDVPSEVKARIKRERYLIQEYLHNYEVEKLKIQLSQSFIIEPKPGVCTATDMHDVLSECL; this is translated from the exons AGGAATGTAATGGCCAAAGTCATAATAACTCTATAGAGGACGGAGGAACACAGCTACCTGGACACACAGAG ACTGACAGACTACAGCAGAACAAAGACACTGTGTTCTTCAGGGACGGGGTTCGCAGGATTGACTTCATACTGTCGTACCTAGATGACAAGGATGGAGAGAAGAAGCAG gagaggaggagggagtttGAGGCCAACCTTAAGAAGGCTGGACTGGAGCTTGAGACTGAGGACAAATCG GACTCAGATGATCTGAAAACGTACTTCCTGAAGATCCACGCCCCGTGGGAGGTGTTGGCCACCTACGCTGATGTGCTGAAGATCAAGGTTCCCTTTAAGGAAAGCGACATCCCCCACGGACAGGACGTTCCACTGGAGTGGCTCTCCCGACCGTTCCGCCTGCCAGAGAAGGTGATGCGCCCACAGCCTGACTACTTCACCTCTCCATTTGATAAGGACAAGATAGACTTCTTCCTCATCAAAAACCAAGACACCTTCTTCCCCCCCTCCACACGCAACAGAATA GTGTACTACATCCTGTCTCGCTGTCCGTACCATAAAGAGGACCGCAAGGAGACAGACAAGAAAGGTATCAAGCGGTTGCTGAACAACGGGACCTACACCTCAGCCTTCCCACTTCATGAT TGTCGATACTGGGAGAGGAACACAAATGAGCAGTGTGAGAGCGAACGCTACCACCTCTATAAGAATTGGGCTAGGTTCCTCTGTTTCTACAAGGAGCAGCCCCTCAACCTCATCAG GAAGTATTATGGGGAGAAGATTGGGATCTACTTTGCCTGGCTGGGCTTCTACACAGAGATGTTGTTCTTTGCTGCGGTCATGGGGGTCATATGTTTTACTTATGGTGTGCTAAGCTACGATGATAATTTAACAAG TAAGGAGATCTGTGACCCCAGCATTGGAGGGAGTACTGTGATGTGTCCGCTGTGTGATAAGAAGTGTAGTTACTGGAAGCTCAACTCCACGTGCCTCTCATCCTGG CAATCCCATCTGTTTGATAACGAGGGGACAGTGTTCTTTGCCATGTTTATGGGGATCTGGG TGACTCTGTTCCTGGAGTTCTGGAAGCGGCGCCAGGCCCAGTTGGAGTATGAGTGGGACCTGGTGGATTtcgaggaggagcagcagcagctccagATCCGCCCGGAGTTTGAGACCAAGTGCACTGACCAGAGACTCAACCGGATCACCCAG GAAATGGAGCCATACCTACCCCTCCCCAAAAAGTGTGGTCGCTTTTGCCTCTCCGgtgttactgttctgttctgg ATGCTTCTGATTGTGGCCTGTATCACTGGGGTGATAGTCTACAGGCTGGCTGTGTATGCAGCCTTCGCCAGCATCATGAAGGACAGCCCCACTAAGAAGATCCATCTGGTGGGCTCTCTCATCACCCCGCAGCTCGCTACCTCTGTCACCGCCTCCTTTATCAACTTTATCATCATTATGATCCTTAACTTCTTTTATGAGCGAGTGGCCATCTGGATCACTGATATGG AAATTCCCAAGACACATCTGGAGTATGAAAACAAGTTGACAATGAAGATGTTCCTCTTCCAGTTTGTCAATTACTATTCTTCATGTTTCTACGTGGCCTTCTTCAAGGGGAAGTTTGTGGGTTACCCAGGCAACTACACGTACATGTTTGGCAAATACAGCAGGCTGAGGAACGAGGAG TGTGACCCAGGAGGCTGTTTGATTGAGCTGACCACCCAGCTGGTGATTGTCATGACAGGGAAGCAGGTGTGTGGGAACATCCAGGAGGCCCTACTACC GCTGCTGAGGAACTGGTGGTGCAGCAGGAAGGCCCGGAAAGACCAGTACAGCCGCTGGGAGCAGGACCACGACCTGCAGAACTTCAGCCAGCTGGGCCTGTTCTATGAGTACCTGGAGATGG taatCCAGTTTGGCTTCATCACTCTGTTTGTGGCCTCTTTCCCCCTGGCCCCCCTGCTGGCCCTCTGTAACAACATCCTGGAGGTCAGAGTGGACGCCTGGAAGTTCACCACCCAGTTCCGCCGGCCTGTGGCGGCCAAGGCCCACAACATCGGAGCATGGCAGGAGATCCTCAATGTGGTGGCCATCTTGTCCGTTGTCACCAAT GCATTCATCATGGCCTTTACTTCAGACATGATCCCCCGCCTGGTCTACCTGTATGCCTACCACCCTGGCTCTGAAGCCACCATGAGTGGCTACATCAACAACAGCCTGTCAGTGTATGACATCTCCCAGATCCCTCTCCTCAGTATGCCCGAGGAGGGGGCGATTCCTGCCTGGTTCAACAGCTCCTTCATCACCACCTGCAG GTACCGTGACTACCGCTACCCTCCAGGCCACCAGAGGCAGTACTCCCACACTATGCAGTTCTGGCACATCCTGGCAGCCAAACTGGCCTTCATCATTATCATGGAG CACGTGGTGTTTGTGGTGAAGTTCTTTGTGGCCTGGCTGATCCCGGATGTGCCATCCGAGGTGAAGGCTCGGATCAAACGGGAACGTTACCTCATCCAGGAATACCTGCACAACTACGAGGTTGAGAAGCTCAAGATCCAGCTGAGTCAGAGTTTTATCATTGAACCCAAACCTGGGGTCTGCACTGCCACCGACATGCATGACGTGTTATCAGAGTGCCTGTAG